cctaaattattttttttagagagaattttatttcttaattttggagtcaaatgtggaccacatcataaatatttatttaagtgAGTTATTGTACACAAAACTAATGAGTTTagaattaatgaataaaaaaaatggaaaatttacattttctacctaataatattcttacaagactttttaaggagttaaaaaaaaaaaaaaaaaaactatcaataatatttaaattatatatgtaagaattatactatccattttaatgtattttttttaagtatatctatgcatatgcatagggttacaaaatagttttaattaatgcatgaacatgaCTATACTACCAATagtaacaataaaaataacctAATATCAAGAGTCTTGTAGCCTACCAACACCTCTtgatgtttttaataaaatatttaggaTTTAAATCCTCCCTCCTTAGTtgtattatcaaattaaaaaaaggtatgataatataattataattattgaattcttataaattgattgatcaatttttaaataaaaaatgtcattaaaaatttattaatcatgTTATTGATGTGaaaccaataaaattttattactacACAAATTTGTAAACTTTTAGTAGTAAAATTGATAATAGCTTTATTCCATAACATATTTATAAACtcataaaaaaatcatagttaaGCTGAATAATAGTAACGTtaagagccttgtaactcaatGATATTACTTAGAGTCTTTGATAACCAAGATTCGAATCCCAACTTGTTATAAcaaaaaagttatttgaaaaataagttaattaagaGTAGGGTATTGTGAATGTGAATCGCATTTATAAAGAAATTGAATGGGCGAgaatttgttggttttgtttatttaggAGATGTTTCTATGAATTCTAATCACAATTGATCATGGTCCGTGTAGAGTTATCTTCACCTGTCATAATTTACTTTAATATCAAACTAGATTATTGTGGAACAAAGTTTCTTTCTAAACTAATTTATAGAGAAACTCTttaaacttctcatatatctcttttttggcctaagtgtgaattttgaaaatataaccattgaatttcatgttccttatattcttaacacatatatcaaatttcattcaaatcgaatattatttactattctattaataaatttattttttatacacaattttacaccacaaaaacttaaattttaacatttgcaTGATGATATAACAATTGctctttgattttattgaaattttacaagtatgaaagatataataagaacatgcaatccaacgattagattttcaaaattcacactcaatataaaaatatatatgaggagtttgtaggaatttattaattattatgcCTTAGGTTTTGATCATGGACCGAGCATATATCTTTGAGATAATATGGTTCAAAAAGAATTATATCTtcgtatcaaaaaaaaaaaaagaattatggtGCCGTTTGTATTCGGCTGAAACTTGCGTCTGGTGTCTGtgttccttctctctctctttttttttttcatttcacgCGTTTTGTAGAAAGGAGGAGACCATTAACACTGTAGCAATACTGTTTATGTACTGTTTATGGGACCCACAGCcactttattcataaaaaaaaaaaatattaaaaatgggtcccacagtactatttacacatttaaaaattattttgctacagtgttttcagttttcagttttcagtttcagtaacaataagttcaatccaaacggaccctatatcTCAACattcagcccaaaaaaaaaaaaaaaaagattatataatttatatctcAATTAAGAATTTCAGATCTTATAGGTGGAAAAGTTAACCAATATTCCAATTCTATTATTCATATATAAAGCTTATAAACCATGAAACTGATCTCCATAATAACTGACAATTTCAATTTGAAGATCTTACCAAATTAAGATAATATTACCGTCTAATTAATCCAACTTTCCAGCAAAGAAAATTAAGTAGTGAACATTCTTCAAAAACTATACTGGAACTTCCATTACCATTTCTCATGTAGCATGGATCATTCAAGAACTGATCTTGTAGAGTAATACCACAGCTgcatacatatttttaaaagtagTAGTACAAATTTTTAGATACATCATAATTCTATAGGCAGAGAATCTTCACCGTCTTAGAAAATTTAGAACAACAATCTTTTGTGCCATAATTTTAATGTAACAAGACTGTGTGATGGAGAAAAAATGGTATTCAATTTGAAAGTGCACATAagataattatgaaaaaagatTTAGGAAAAATTGTAGTCCTAGAATATCTCGAGCTCCTCTCGCTTACCCAAGTATTTGTACTGTGTGCTTCTCTTCTTATCCTTCCTCTTCTTGCACACCAAAGCTCCCAACCCAATAATACAAACACCACCAATTATAAGCCCAGCCAGAGTTCCTCCATTTCCACGCGAAGAAACTTCTGGTTCTTGCTCAAACACCCCAGCATCATCTTCAGCACTGTAACTGAAGGGTGTTGCAGGAGGGAGCTTTGGAGAAGACTCATCAGTGTCCGATTCCATAGCCATGGATGGAGCGGGCACAGGAGCTTCAAGCGGAGAGTAGAAACCATCGCCTTCAGTTTCAGGAGCCATAGCTTCGAAataaggaggaggaggagaagcaTATTCAGGAGAAAGAGAGTTGTCTGATTCATATTCAGGAGCCAGGGGTTCTTCTTCACCgtaaggagaaggagaaggagaaggagaataGTATTCATATTCAGGAGCTAATGATTCGATATAAGGAGGAGGAGAATTGTATTGGTATGCTGAAGAGAGTGGGTCATCTCCTGCATAAGGGGAAGGAGCAGAGTATTGTGGTGAGAGAGAGTCATATTGGGTTTGATCAGGAGCTTGAGCAAATGAATTTTCAATTGGGTTTGTAGGTGTGGTGTTATTTGCAAGTGATGAGAGCTCATCAGATTGGTCTTCAGGCATGGTATCACTGCCTAATGATAGCTCAAATGGGTCTGTAGGTTCAGTTGCATTTGTTGGCATGGTAAGAATTACTGCTAATGAGAGGACTATAAGCATAAAGAAACATTGTTTTGAGAATTCTGCCATGGTTAAAGGTATtggctagagagagagagagcttgaaTGTGTAAAAACTTTAGAAGCAAACAAAAGGTATATATATGCTATAAGATTTTTGAAGTGTTTTAGTAAATGAACTTGGAGAACTCTACGTTTTGAAGAGACGAGAAGAGCTTAAATACGTGTTTGAGAGAAATAAGCATTGCTTTCAGGGTGGCAAATGGAAGGTCCAAGAAGAATTGAAGAAATGGTGGCAAATGGAAATTAAATGGTTTCTCTATCTCGTTTTAATTTTC
The sequence above is drawn from the Quercus robur chromosome 7, dhQueRobu3.1, whole genome shotgun sequence genome and encodes:
- the LOC126690806 gene encoding proline-rich receptor-like protein kinase PERK1; the encoded protein is MAEFSKQCFFMLIVLSLAVILTMPTNATEPTDPFELSLGSDTMPEDQSDELSSLANNTTPTNPIENSFAQAPDQTQYDSLSPQYSAPSPYAGDDPLSSAYQYNSPPPYIESLAPEYEYYSPSPSPSPYGEEEPLAPEYESDNSLSPEYASPPPPYFEAMAPETEGDGFYSPLEAPVPAPSMAMESDTDESSPKLPPATPFSYSAEDDAGVFEQEPEVSSRGNGGTLAGLIIGGVCIIGLGALVCKKRKDKKRSTQYKYLGKREELEIF